A single genomic interval of Dromiciops gliroides isolate mDroGli1 chromosome 1, mDroGli1.pri, whole genome shotgun sequence harbors:
- the PRRT2 gene encoding proline-rich transmembrane protein 2, with product MASSGSEGTEMKGDEEGTSAQGEGTGTTPGAETTLPQTPAGAQDITEAPQMGSDSTRPSDKGPEVGTSERAIKTSEALEGTPNPAKDTDSIPDPGSSQTEQTPAADSHSQLTPQYYKESVPAPGGSKESAPEESKKPAPEESKKPAPEGSKEPAPEGSKEPAPEESKKPAPEESKKPAPEGSKAPTPVLEVNKEPSPTTGPEAEQGTKQEAVSDLRPVPQPTSPVQKAMPISTTPEDLTEDLMEKQENGAVVPMKAGEGDKSTISQPHSPPAPKGPPANGAPPKVLQQLVDEERGIGGHGTKSGSPRGSLSRQPSSLLGGPGGEGGEGVPKPRDYIIIAILSCFCPMWPVNIVAFAYAIMSRNSLQQGDVDGAQRLGRVAKLLSIVALVGGVLIIIASCIINFGLFK from the exons ATGGCATCCAGTGGCTCTGAAGGGACAGAGATGAAGGGGGATGAGGAGGGTACCTCAGCCCAGGGCGAAGGGACTggaacaactcctggagcagagACTACCCTTCCCCAGACTCCAGCTGGGGCCCAGGACATCACAGAGGCCCCCCAAATGGGTTCAGATTCCACCAGACCCTCCGATAAAGGCCCAGAAGTGGGGACATCTGAACGGGCAATAAAAACTTCAGAGGCACTAGAAGGGACCCCAAACCCAGCCAAGGACACAGACTCCATACCAGACCCAGGAAGTTCACAGACAGAACAGACCCCTGCAGCAGACTCACATTCTCAGCTAACACCACAATACTACAAAGAATCTGTCCCAGCTCCAGGAGGGAGCAAAGAGTCTGCCCCAGAAGAGAGTAAAAAGCCAGCCCCAGAAGAGAGCAAAAAGCCAGCCCCAGAAGGGAGCAAAGAGCCAGCCCCAGAAGGGAGCAAAGAGCCAGCCCCAGAAGAGAGCAAAAAGCCAGCCCCAGAAGAGAGCAAAAAGCCAGCCCCAGAAGGAAGCAAAGCGCCTACCCCAGTCCTAGAAGTAAACAAAGAACCATCTCCAACCACAGGCCCAGAGGCAGAACAGGGGACTAAGCAGGAAGCAGTGTCTGACCTCAGGCCTGTCCCCCAGCCTACATCTCCTGTCCAAAAGGCAATGCCCATCTCCACAACCCCTGAGGACCTAACAGAGGACCTGATGGAGAAACAAGAGAATGGAGCTGTAGTGCCAATGAAGGCTGGAGAAGGGGACAAGAGCACAATCTCTCAGCCCCACTCTCCTCCTGCACCCAAGGGCCCTCCAGCCAATGGGGCACCCCCAAAGGTGCTACAGCAGTTGGTGGATGAGGAGAGAGGAATTGGGGGGCATGGTACAAAGTCTGGCTCCCCCCGAGGCAGCCTGAGCCGCCAGCCCAGCTCCCTGCTGGGGGGGCCAGGAGGTGAGGGGGGTGAAGGGGTCCCAAAGCCACGGGACTACATCATCATCGCCATCCTTTCCTGCTTCTGCCCAATGTGGCCTGTCAACATTGTGGCTTTTGCTTATGCCATCATG TCTCGGAACAGTCTACAGCAGGGTGATGTGGATGGAGCTCAGCGCTTGGGACGGGTGGCCAAGCTGCTGAGTATCGTGGCATTGGTTGGAGGGGTCCTCATCATCATTGCTTCCTGTATCATCAACTTTGGAT TATTTAAATGA
- the MAZ gene encoding myc-associated zinc finger protein isoform X3: protein MDPGNWSSFIFQGHAQNPLQVGAELQSRFFASQGCNQSPFQAAPAPPPTPQAPSAEPLQVDLLPVLAAAQESAAVAAAAAAAAAAAAAPPATATASTVDTAALKQPPAPPPPPPPTSAPAPEAAPPATIAAATATAAAAPTSTAVVAPVATALEKKSKSKGPYICALCAKEFKNGYNLRRHEAIHTGAKAGRAGPGAMRMPTMVPLSLLSVPATLGGAGGGGGEGGAGGGGAGVGGGGVVTTTASGKRIRKNHACEMCGKAFRDVYHLNRHKLSHSDEKPYQCPVCQQRFKRKDRMSYHVRSHDGAVHKPYNCSHCGKSFSRPDHLNSHVRQVHSTERPFKCATCEAAFATKDRLRAHTVRHEEKVPCHVCGKMLSAAYISDHMKVHSQGPHHVCELCNKGTGEVCPMAAAASAAAAAAAAAAVAAATPTAVGSLSGAEGVPVSSQPLPSQPW, encoded by the exons gCTGCCCCAGCCCCCCCACCGACTCCTCAGGCCCCATCTGCTGAGCCCCTCCAGGTTGACCTCCTCCCTGTCCTCGCTGCAGCCCAGGAATCTGCTGCTGTGGCAGCAGCGGCCGCAGCAGCGGCCGCAGCTGCAGCTGCCCCCCCAGCCACTGCCACAGCTTCCACAGTGGACACAGCAGCCCTGAAGCAACCCCCTGCACCGCCTCCACCACCCCCTCCGACCTCTGCACCAGCTCCTGAAGCTGCACCTCCAGCTAcaattgctgctgctactgccacAGCTGCTGCTGCCCCAACCTCCACAGCTGTTGTAGCTCCTGTAGCTACTGCTctggagaagaaatcaaagagcAAAGGGCCATATATCTGTGCCCTCTGTGCCAAGGAGTTTAAGAACGGCTATAATCTTCGACGGCATGAAGCCATCCATACGGGTGCCAAGGCTGGGCGGGCTGGCCCAGGTGCTATGAGGATGCCCACCATGGTGCCCCTGAGTCTCCTGAGTGTGCCAGCAACACTGGGCGgagctggtgggggtgggggtgaagggggTGCTGGGGGTGGAGGGGCTGGAGTTGGTGGAGGCGGCGTGGTAACCACCACAGCCTCTGGGAAGCGGATCCGGAAGAACCACGCATGTGAGATGTGCGGAAAGGCCTTCCGTGATGTCTACCACCTGAACCGGCACAAGCTGTCACACTCTGATGAGAAGCCGTACCAGTGCCCTGTCTGTCAGCAGCGCTTCAAGCGCAAGGACCGCATGAGCTACCATGTGCGCTCACATGACGGCGCTGTGCACAAGCCCTACAACTGCTCCCACTGTGGCAAGAGCTTTTCCCG GCCAGACCACCTCAACAGCCACGTCAGACAGGTGCACTCAACAGAACGGCCCTTCAAATGTGCG ACATGTGAAGCAGCATTTGCTACCAAGGACCGACTTCGAGCACATACAGTGAGGCATGAAGAAAAGGTGCCATGCCACGTATGTGGCAAGATGCTGAGCGCAGCCTACATCTCTGACCACATGAAGGTGCACAGCCAGGGGCCTCACCACGTCTGCGAACTCTGCAACAAAG GTACAGGTGAGGTTTGTCCTATGGCAGCAGCAGCatcagcagcggcggcggcggcagcagcagcagcagttgcaGCAGCTACCCCCACAGCTGTGGGCTCCCTTTCTGGGGCAGAGGGTGTCCCTGTGAGCTCTCAGCCACTTCCCTCACAGCCCTGGTGA
- the PAGR1 gene encoding PAXIP1-associated glutamate-rich protein 1 isoform X2 encodes MESLAVTNAALEPGEGEVTSGLEALAVEDPAGAPARTDPAQEVEEEGRERAREEVQVEVEAEEPVLEEAQVEPAGTSEEEEDDEEDEGKEDWCVPCSDEELELPQNGEPWMPPPAEIRKLYELLATHGTLELQAEVLPRRPPTPEVQSEEEKSDEEPEAEEEEEEKPHVPTEFDFDDEPMTPKDSLIDRRRTPGSSARSQKREARLDKVLSDMKRHKKLEEQILRTGRDLFSLDSEDPSPSTTPVRPTGGGLFLRQRKY; translated from the exons ATGGAGTCCTTGGCGGTGACCAATGCTGCGTTGGAGCCCGGGGAAGGGGAGGTGACTTCTGGCCTGGAAGCTTTGGCTGTGGAGGACCCTGCAGGAGCCCCTGCCCGGACTGACCCAGCCCAGGAggtagaggaagagggaagggaaagggccaGAGAAGAAGTCCAGGTGGAGGTGGAAGCAGAGGAGCCCGTCCTTGAAGAGGCACAGGTTGAACCAGCTGGTACatctgaggaggaagaagatgacgaagaagatgaaggaaaggaagactGGTGTGTGCCTTGCAGTGATGAAGAGCTAGAGTTACCCCAGAATGGAGAACCCTGGATGCCACCCCCTGCTGAAATTCGAAAGCTCTATGAGCTGCTGGCCACTCATGGGACCCTGGAGCTCCAGGCTGAGGTTCTACCCCGAAGGCCTCCCACTCCAGAGGTCCAGAGCGAGGAGGAGAAATCAGATGAAGAGCctgaagcagaggaggaggaagaggaaaa GCCTCATGTACCCACAGAATTTGACTTTGATGATGAGCCCATGACGCCCAAGGATTCTCTGATTGACAGAAGACGTACCCCAG GGAGCTCGGCCCGGAGTCAGAAGCGCGAGGCACGCCTCGACAAGGTTCTCTCCGACATGAAGCGGCACAAGAAGCTAGAGGAGCAGATCCTCAGGACTGGCCGAGATCTCTTCAGCCTAGACTCGGAAGACCCCTCGCCTTCGACCACTCCCGTCCGACCCACCGGAGGAGGGCTCTTCTTGAGGCAGCGGAAATACTGA
- the PAGR1 gene encoding PAXIP1-associated glutamate-rich protein 1 isoform X1, protein MRLLWPELGSEKGVGKGAAPAQGPRPRAMESLAVTNAALEPGEGEVTSGLEALAVEDPAGAPARTDPAQEVEEEGRERAREEVQVEVEAEEPVLEEAQVEPAGTSEEEEDDEEDEGKEDWCVPCSDEELELPQNGEPWMPPPAEIRKLYELLATHGTLELQAEVLPRRPPTPEVQSEEEKSDEEPEAEEEEEEKPHVPTEFDFDDEPMTPKDSLIDRRRTPGSSARSQKREARLDKVLSDMKRHKKLEEQILRTGRDLFSLDSEDPSPSTTPVRPTGGGLFLRQRKY, encoded by the exons ATGCGCTTACTATGGCCGGAGTTGGGGAGTGAGAAGGGGGTGGGCAAGGGTGCTGCGCCAG CTCAAGGGCCCAGGCCCAGGGCCATGGAGTCCTTGGCGGTGACCAATGCTGCGTTGGAGCCCGGGGAAGGGGAGGTGACTTCTGGCCTGGAAGCTTTGGCTGTGGAGGACCCTGCAGGAGCCCCTGCCCGGACTGACCCAGCCCAGGAggtagaggaagagggaagggaaagggccaGAGAAGAAGTCCAGGTGGAGGTGGAAGCAGAGGAGCCCGTCCTTGAAGAGGCACAGGTTGAACCAGCTGGTACatctgaggaggaagaagatgacgaagaagatgaaggaaaggaagactGGTGTGTGCCTTGCAGTGATGAAGAGCTAGAGTTACCCCAGAATGGAGAACCCTGGATGCCACCCCCTGCTGAAATTCGAAAGCTCTATGAGCTGCTGGCCACTCATGGGACCCTGGAGCTCCAGGCTGAGGTTCTACCCCGAAGGCCTCCCACTCCAGAGGTCCAGAGCGAGGAGGAGAAATCAGATGAAGAGCctgaagcagaggaggaggaagaggaaaa GCCTCATGTACCCACAGAATTTGACTTTGATGATGAGCCCATGACGCCCAAGGATTCTCTGATTGACAGAAGACGTACCCCAG GGAGCTCGGCCCGGAGTCAGAAGCGCGAGGCACGCCTCGACAAGGTTCTCTCCGACATGAAGCGGCACAAGAAGCTAGAGGAGCAGATCCTCAGGACTGGCCGAGATCTCTTCAGCCTAGACTCGGAAGACCCCTCGCCTTCGACCACTCCCGTCCGACCCACCGGAGGAGGGCTCTTCTTGAGGCAGCGGAAATACTGA